Sequence from the Rhizobium etli 8C-3 genome:
CCGCTCGGCCAGGCGGTAATCATCCTCGATTTCTTCAAAGCTCAGTGGCCAGTCCAGCCCTTGGCCGAAAATGGTGCGCGTCTTGAAATCCGAGCGAAGCAGGCGGGGCGTTTTCGCCTCCCAGTGCATGGTCGTGCCGCCGAAAATACGGGTATATGTCGTGTCGCTGACATAAGGGCCGGATTGAACGATATAGGTCGAGCTATCGGTTTGCCCCGCCTGCAGCTTGCGAAGCGGGCTGCGGGGCATGGCCGCGTTCGCATTCAGCGGAAAGGGTGACTGGTTATCCTTGGAGGCTGCCGAATAGAAGGTCGTCAGCAGATCGTCATAGCCTGCCAGAGTGCGATTGGCACCGGTTCCGGCTTCAAGTATCAGGACACGCTTGCCCGCTTCCGCAGCCTGCTTGGCAATGATTGCTCCGGAAATGCCAGCGCCGATGATTACGATATCGTAGTCGCCAGACGCTGCGACGGTCTTGGGGTCGGCTGTCAGCGCCGATTCGAGGGGAAAAAGCACTTTGGTCCTCCATCATTCCCGGAAAGCTGCATCAGGCTTTGCCGATCATGCCGCTTTAGGCTCAATCGAGATTTCAGGCCGGGCGGGCCTGAAATCGTCATGATCTTGGGACGCGCGACTTTTGGGGTTTGGCCTTGGCGGCCAGGGCGCCGCCGGAGCGGGCTCTGACTGCAGAGAGGAAAGAGGCGTAGCTCCAGGTCAGGTTCCGGACGCTTTTCTCATAGCCAGTGGTTCCATCGAACTGTTCGCTCAGTTCATAGTGATCGCTGTGATAGACGATGGCGCGCAGCATGAGGTCAGACGAAGCCCGCAAGGCAACCGACGCGTCGGCGGCGCTGCTGGATGCGCCAAGACCCAGTTCCGCGAAGAAGGGTTCAGAAAACTGATCGAGAGGGATGGCGCCGCTGGCCTCGATGGCATTGGCAAGCCGATATTGAAACTCGGCGAAGTTAGCGGTGCACAGAGCCCAGGGATGCCCGCCGACCACCGGAGCCGCCACATCGCCATCGTAATGGTCGCCTGGATAGCGCCCGAAGAGTGGACCGAGTCCTTTGGCCGCGTCGGCGCCATTGATCGGGTAATAGTTCGAAGACGAAGGATCGGCCCACTGGCGCCGCAGGATGGCCGCCGTTGCCAGAAGCTTGGTATCGGTCGGCTCGATCCCGCCATAGCAGACCGAAGAGACGATATCGATGTTGGCGTCGTAACCGGCTTGCGCTGCGGCATCCAGAACGCTCACATAGAGCTGCCCATTCCAGTGGGTAGCCAGCTGGATTTCCAGCCAAGAGATGGCATCGGCCACCCCAGCAGGCACCGGAATGCCAATCGTGTTTCTGGCAATTTCCCGGAAAAAGCGCAACTGTACGGCTCTTGCGAAAAAGGAATAGCCCTCATATTCCTCCCAGAGATTTGTGGTCTTGTTCTGATAAACTTCGAGAAGATAGGCGAGGTTAGTCTCGACCAATTGTTTGGCGATTGTCTGCGTGGCACCATCCAGCTGATCGAACAAGGTCAGGATCGCAATCGACTGAATGGCCGGCCCGTCATTCTGCTCCGACCACGGACGAACCTCACCAGTGATGGTGAAGCAGGCATGGCCAAGTGTGACGGTCGCGGAATTCTTCGCATTCGCCTGACAGAGCGCGGCGAAGTTCACGTAGTCGATCAGGCTCGGCACACCCCCGCCCGGAACGAGCGGCAAGCCGGCGAGCGCGATCTCGATAGCCGTAATAGCTCCATCGCGGACCCAGTTGAAAACATAGTCCTGGTCGACACCCGGCGTGTTCGCTGGATAGGAGGGTGCGGCGATGACGCAGCCCGGGACCGAAAAGTTGCTGGACGATGCCGGATCCTCGATGACATAGCCATCGCTTGTGATGTTGCGCATCATCAGAAGAGAAAAATAGCGCGACAATGCAACCAGATCGGTCTGCGCGAAGGCGGGCGCCGGTTTGACTGCAGGCGCATAAGCGCCGATAGCCGGGCCTGCATAGGCCGGGTCCGCAACTGGCTGACTCCATAATGCAACTGTCATTGACTCACTCCAAAATCGGTTGAGACTTGCCGAGACCAGATAGAAGAAAAATCGTGGACGAACGGGCGGAGATGCGCTCCTAATAATTTCCGTACAGCGTATTTATGGTTTCACGTCAGATGGTTAGCCGAGGTAGTTTACAGCCAGCCCCTCTGCACGACGACTTCCTCAAGAAACCCGGGTTCATGGATCATTTGGCGATGATGTGTTACATTCTTAGCTTGATCTGCGTTATTATGCAATGAAGAATTGTAGATATGTTAAAATTAAAAATTATCATCAACCGCCAGTTAAGCTGTCAGATCCGAGAATAGCACCGCTCGGTGCCGGTCGCTCGCTTACGCCCGCCTCGCGCGCACCGTCAGCTTCTCCTCCCGATAGAGCCGGAAGAGCCTCTCGTGGTTTACAAAGTGTCCCTCGCGCCTGCAGCACATGAATGCGTCGATCTCCAAAGCGGCGACGTTTGCGCCAAAACCTTCATTCGCTCGCGAAGGCCATGATCATCGTCGCGTCTCATTTCATAACGGATCGTCATCCGGCAAAAGCCGATGGCTTTATACGCCCGCCGTTCGTTCATCCTATGTTGGCTCATCAGTTGCGCGAAAGCGTTGCATTGTCGCATTGTCGAGCATGGCATCCGCCCGTAGCCACTTCAGCCTGGTATTCTCGTCCTCCAGCGTCTTCAGCCGTTTGGCTTCGGACACGTCCATGCCGCCGAACTCGGCTTTCCACCTTTAGACGCTGGCGTCGCTGACGCCGTGCTTGCGGCAAAGCTCAAAGGCCGGCGTGCCTGCCTCGTGCTCCTTCAATAGGCCGATGATCTGTTCGTCTGTGAAACGGTGCGCTTCATTTCCTGGTCCTCTCAATAGGCCAGAGCTACTTCAAGATGGAATATTTCAACCGGGCACGGTCACTGGTGAAGAGCGGGTTGCGCAAGAACGCGTTCACCGGAACGGTCTTCGTGTTTCGGCACGCCTCACTCCCGCAGCGAAACTCTCGCTGACCTTCTCGCCAGCGCAGCGTTGTGCCGACGGCTCGCAGCATCGATGATCTTGTTGTTCGCTCTTTCAGTTCTTTCCGCTGAGCGATTGTTCAATAACCTCTCCACGTGCTCCGCCTGACCGATGATCGTCGTATGAACAAAAAGGTCAACGACGTTCACTTCCACGCCATACGCGCTAGACAATCGTCTTGCGAGTTCGACCGTCAAGATGGATGAACCGCCGGCGAGGAAGAAGGAGAGGTCCACCGGTGGCTTATCTATGCTCAAAAGAGCTGACCACATGGCGGCGATGCGATCACGGTTGCTTCCATCTGGCAGCTCGATTTCCCTTTCCTGTGAGAACTGGGGGAGATCAACTGTTTGAAGCGCCTTGTAGTCTACCTTTCCGTTGTAGGTGAGAGGCATTTTTGAAAGATAGACGAACTGTGAGGGGATCATGTAGTGCGGCAGAATTTCGGCCAATAGCTTTCTTACTTTGTAATCACGTTGCCGATTGATCGACCAACTCACCGATTGAGGCATCTGATGACCAAGGATCCGAGATAGATGTCTCCGCTCGAAGAGTGACGAGAAACTATCAACCGGTGTTACGCAGAGATCGACACTGCCCTTTGTGATCGGTTCACTCCACATGATGCGAACTGCCCGCCGGTTTGCTGTTCCCCATCTGCGAAAATCCTCAAGGGTAAGGTCTGACATCGAAGTTAAGGGCAAAACTTGAGCTTCATCGCGCCCGACAGAGGCAATAGGGTCATGCTGTCTCTGTACCGTTCTGCCAAGAACTCGTGGGTTGGGGATCTGTCGCAAGATGAATGCGTCCGGAACCGTTTTCAGCCATTCCGACAGATCGCCCGCCTTCGGCACATCTTTCTCGAAGTCGTAAACCGCCGCGACGTGGCAGGGGGTCCGTTCGTCCGAATCTAGATGCAATACTGCATCGTAACGAAAGCGCGTCATTTCATCATCGCTTTCACCAAGTCGCAGATCCAAGTCGGTGGCAGCCACTCTTCGTTGGCTCTGTGTGATCCGTGCGAAGTCGGCCGGATCGAGCCAGAGCTCGCCACGGCCGATGGTCTTGATCCACTGTTCGACATCTGCATCAGCACTGCCGTCATTTGTGGCAGCCTCCGCGGCAATGCGTGCCATAACCGGCTTCATGGATGCGGCAGGAATGTCGCCAACGACGATCTTTCCACCATGTCGGCAAAGCGCAATCGCCTGCTGCAAAACGGCGGCCAGATAGTCTTCGTCTGGAAAGTACTGGACTACGGAATTCAGCAGGACGAGGTCAAAAGGCCCTGACACAGCGCTGCGAATTTCGTTGGCCGGCACGCAGGACAATTGCCAGCGGGGGGATTGTCCAAATTGCTGCGCCAGCCGCTTTTGGGCTGCTGCGACAGCCGCACTTGACAGATCACAGCCCTGATATTTGACCAGGCCTTCCCTTAAGAGGCGCTCGCCAAGTAAGCCCACGCCGCAGCCGATATCGAGGACACTGCCGGGAGAAAACCCTAAGACGCGATCTGCGGTTGCCTGCGCCCACGCCTTGATTTGGGTTTCGCCGATCGGTTTTCCGGTGAAGGTCGATGTATATCCCGTTCCCTCGGCAATACTTGTTTGCCCATGGAGGTCATAGGCCGCATCCCAGACCGCGCCCCAGCTTTCGACCCTCTCGTCAAGCTGCGGAGCAACAATGAACGCGGTCAGGCACTTTTCACTCGACCTCGTTTCAGTGAGCTTGACTGCCGATTGTTCTACGAACGGCAGACGATCGAGCGCTCTTTCGATTTCTCCAGGCTCGATACGAAACCCGTTTAGCTTCACCTGGCGATCTTTGCGTCCGACATACATCAAACAGCCATCATTGCGCTCGACGACCAGATCGCCCGTCATGAAGCGGTCAAACGGCCCGTTCTCCAACGCACTTGTGAATTTCCCTTCATTCAGGTCCGGGCGTCGGAAATAACCTCCACTTACACCGGGGCCATCGATGCGCAGCTCACCATCCCCGAGTTCGCCATCGGCCTTCTCAATCGCGTAGCTCGTCCCTGGCAAAGGATAGCCAATTGGCACCGCTTTTCCGGGATCTTCAAAATCTGCTTCCGAGAGGCAATGGTAGAACGACCAAATGGTCGTCTCGGTCGGGCCATAGAGGTTCCATGCGGCCCTTGAACGATCGAATAATTCTCGCGCCAATTGGGTCGGGAGAACTTCTCCTCCGCAAAGGGCACCGACATTGCAGTCGGGAATCCAACCCGAGGAAACGATCATGCGCCACATAGTTGGTGTTGCCTGGATCAGGCATCGCTCTCGCCCTTCCACGAGCTTGATCAGGGCATCGCTGCTTCTCGATTGATGATCATCGGCAAGAATCAAGGTACCGCCATTGGCCAGCGGAAGAAGCAGCTCAAGCACAGAAATATCGAACCCAAACGTTGTGGCCGCCAGGATCCTGTTCCATCTGCGAAAATCGACGACCCGGTCGATCGCATCCAGGAAGTAGTCGAGATTGCACCGCCTAACCATCACGCCCTTGGGCTGGCCGGTCGATCCGGACGTGAATATGATGTAAGCCAACTCCTGCTCATCGAAAGCAGCGACTGGCAGAATGGGATTGCCAGCAAAGCCAATTTCGTTCAGCCACATACGGTTGCGGGCGGGAAAATCGCTGCCATGAAGTTCGTCATCGACGATCAACAGATTGAGATCAGCCAATTCGGCAACCAGTCTGTTTCTTGCTTTTGGCGAATCCAGGGGCAATGGGACAAACGCGGCCCCGACATTTAGAGCTGCGAGAATCGCAGCAACCATGTCGGGAGAGCGTCGAAGATGGATGCCGACGCGCGAACCGACATAAATGCCGGCTGCGAGAAAATGCTTGGATATTGCAGCCACGCGAGCGGCGAGGTCTTCATAGGTGGTAACTTCGCCGTGAAACTCTATCGCTGGGTGATCAGGAGTTCGCCAGCTGAATTCTTGAATTTTGCGCAGCAAGTTTAAGTCGGCCATCTTACATTCTCCAGCGAGAGCGTTGCGATGAATTAGTGGGAGAGCGACGCGGCAACCCGCGATCGGACGGGATCGGAGACCCATTTCGTCCAGGTCGTCTGATGATTTCTCAGAAAATAAAGTGCGGTCTCCTCAGGCGTGGCCCTTTGCTTATGCATGTAAGCCGCAAGCTCGCCCATCGTCTTGGAACCGATGAACATGGCCCGCAGGAAGGCTACGACGTCCGGGTTTTCACCGACCATTTTCTTCGTCGCATATTTCAGGATTGGAATAGTCTCATAGGCGCAAGCTCGTTCAGCCGGAACGCCAGGCTGAAACGGCGTGAGCAGCTTTTCGATTGCAGCCCAGCAAGCTGGGTCGTAAGCAGGTTCCTTCAGAAGCGTCAGGTCGATCATGGTCGGCAGCGCACTGGGAGCCCAATAATAGGTTATGAACGGACGCCCCGCCTCGTATTCCTTCAGAATGGTTTCGTTCAGCTCGTTTTCTGTTTTTGGTTCGATGGATTTGAGATCATTATCCAGCCCGTATGTCGCAAGCTTGATCAGGTTGATCTCCCTGCAAGCCCAGCCGGGTATGCAATTGATGAATTTGGATTGCCTGTCCGGATCGCGTTCGCGAAATGCTTGAAGATATTTGCGAAGATCCTGAACGCTGCTAAGATCGGGGGCGAGGGGCTTGATGCCTCGGGCGGCATCTCCTTTGATGACATAGGTGGGAACATAAAAGCCCTGCGAGGCACTCTCGTAAGTTTCGCCGAGCTCGACAATCTTGCCGTCTGTAACCTGTGCGCTCACCCATTCCGCCATGAGGTTGTTGTACATTTCCAGATTGACGTCCATCGTTCCGCTTCTCATCGCGTTTTGCATTTTCGGAACATTGGAATCGACGTCCACGGCTTGGCGCCCGAAGCCGTGCTTGATCATGTAAATGGCAATCGCGTTGCTGATTTGGATGTTCTCCCATCCCCCGTCGTAGAACGTGATCGGCGCTGATTGTGTCTGCCCCAAAACGCGTTCTGGGCTTAACGAGAACATCATCACAAATGAAAGTGCGGCAACGTTGATCGTGGCATTCATCAGTTTCAACGACATCGGAATCTCCATTTGAAAAACAGTCAGTTGGACGAAACAATCCTGATGTGACGTGGCCTTGCCTGAGAGGCATATCCCAGAAGAATTTGGGCAGCTGTCTCGATCAGAAAGGAGCTATGGGTTTCCATGAAATAGTGGTCGCCCGGGCAGAAATGGGTGTCTAACGGCAACATGGATTGCTCGCTCCACGCCAGGATATGTTCGCCGGTCGTGTAAGGATCGGCCCGACCGCCAATTGCCGTGATGGGCGTGGCAAGGGGGTGTTTTGGCTGATAGATGTAGGTGTTGTTAAGCTCGTAGTCGGCTTTGATGACGGGGAGCATGAGAGACAACAATTCGGCATCCTTGAAGAGAGCCTTGTTGTTTGCGAAGTTGACATCCTTAAGCATGTCAATGAAATCCTCTTCGGTTGCAGCTCCGGAACGAGCTGCCGTCGCACCGAATTGGACAGCGTCAATAGACGCCTGTCGTTCATTGTAGATCTGCGGAGCTCTCGACCCGGCGACGAACAGATGAAGCGGATGCAATCGATACTCGCGCTCCAGGCGATGGGCCAGTTCGAAAGCCTGGATACCGCCTATGCAATGACCGAAGAAGGCAAATGGCCTGTCGAGGTAGTCGGCCAAGACGGGCGTCAGCTCATCAACGAGATCATGCATCCTCGTATGCGGCCGCTCAGCCAGCCGTGAGCCTCTTCCGGGCAATTGAACGATAGCCACTTCGATGTCATCTGGAAGTTGGTCGGCCCAGCCATTGAAGACGGCCGGACCTCCGCCAGCATACGCGAAGCAAACAAGCTGCATGCTCGCGTTTCCGCTCCGTCTTGGAATGATCAACGGTTCGCGTCGAGCAGGAAGAACTGAAGACGGCGGAGCAAGGCGCACATCCGTTTGGGTTTCCAGTTGATCGAGGATTATCTTGGAGATGTCGGCGATCGAGGCGCCGGAAAAGAGCGGGCCAAGGGGTAGGACCACGCCGAGTGCCTTCAGGGCGTCGCGCAATTCCAAGGTGGTGAGAGAATCGAAGCCCAGCCGATTGATCGCTTCGTCTGTCCGAACCGATTTCGGGGATGTACTAAGGGTCTTGGCGACGATCGCGGAAATACTCGAAACGACAAAATCCGTCCGCTCCTCGATGGGAAGCGCGGCCGCTTCGTCTTTGAACGGGCGTTTGGATGTTCGTCCAGTGCCGACAACGCTTGTCGGTTTGGGGCTTGTTACTGCCGAAAATAGTGGCGGAATTCGTCGATTGAACTGGTCGAGATAGCTTTGCCAGACGATTGGAAAAGCGCCGTAGATTCCCGAGAGGCCGAAAAGGCGCGAAAGTTTCTCTACCCCTTCATCGGGGGAAAATTCCCGAATGCCCATGGCGGCAAGACGCGCTTTCTGTCGGGCACCGAGAGAGGCCGACATTCCGTCACCTGCCCAGGGCCCCCAGCAGATCGCAAGCGCCGGGAACCCCTCGCAAACGCGCTTCGTCACGATTGCTTCCATGGCGGCATTTGCGGCCACATAAGCAGCCTGCCCCTTGAACCCCAGCATGGATGACAGAGAGGAAAAGCAGATGAAGAAATCCATCTCGCACGAGCGCGTGAGTTCATCGAGCACGAGCGTCCCATGAAGTTTTGGCCTCAAGGCTCTGTCGAGGGCGTCATGGGCAACATCCGCAATCATGCCATTTTCATTGACGCCAGCCGCGTGAAAGACGCCCTTTAACGGGAAGCCCGATACCTCAATATCGCAAAAAATCCGCGCCATATCCGCGCGGGACGCTACGTCGGCCCTTTCGAAGCGAAGGTTTGGAATGCGTTCTCGAAGGGCTTTCAGTTCGCTCCGCTTGGTTTCGTCTTCGAGCGACCTGCCGATGAGCAGAATGTTTTTAGCGCCGCAATCTGCAAGCCATCGCACCAGCGATCTTCCGACGCCGCCAAGTCCGCCCGTGACGAGATAGGTGGCATCATCCCTGAAAGCGAGCGACCGCGACTCTGCTAGTTCCACATCCTCAAGTCGGGCAACAAAGCTGCTTCGGCGTCGAAGTGCCGTCTGGTCGGCCAAATCACCGCGTAAAAGCCGTGCGACTACAAGATCCGTCGAGGATTCGTCGAAGTCGATCACACTGTGCCATATGTCGCGGTGCTCCTGCCCGAACACCGTCGCGACAGACCAAATGGCGGCCTGGGCGGGCACGACAGGAAGATCCTGGTGATCGATGCTGACTGCGTTGCGCGTCAAGATCTGGACCTTGAGGTCTATAGAGCCATCGAAGGCGGACGCGTCGCGCACAAAGCGTACCGCATCAAAGATCCCTTGAGTGGCATCTGGTCCCGCCTGCGGCGCTGGTTCACCGTCTTCCCGTGACGACGCGAAGGCCACGTAAATCAGTCGGCATTCCGGGGCGTCTTTTCCGGTCGTCGTGTGGCGGAGCAGCGCCTGAATGTCAGCGATATTGATTTCGTTGAGATACATCACGATTGGCCTGTGGCGGCCCCTACGCACTGTCTTTGCCGCTTCGGCGGTAATTTGTCGCTCAAGCAGGTTGACCAGTTCGGTTGCTGCAGTGTCCGCGCCACATACGAGGAGGATCTGGGGCAGCGGGCTGTCTGCTGAACGATCCGCCTGTTCTTCAGGACGCCAAAGCGTTCGATGAAACCATCTCTCATCGACCTTATCGTCAACGCCCGGCCAATATCGCCGTCTTTGGAATGGATAGCTTGGAAGAGGAATACGCCGTCCCTTCCTGTCCTCGTAAATGGCCGCCCAATCAATCCCCGCGCCACTTTCAAAGAGTTGAGCCAAAGCAAGCGCATCCTGCTCGCAATCATCCACGTTCTCACTCAATGCTGTAATCCAGGCAGTGTTTTGGATTGCCGGTCGATCGCTGGCGCACATTTTACCGAGATTTGAAAGGACGGATTTGGGGCCAATTTCCAGGAATGTCGTTACACCCAGTCGCAACGCGGTTTCGACGCTTTGTTCGAAAAGGACAGGTTTTAGCAGCTGTTTGCACCAATAGTCGGGACTGGTCATCTCCTGCGAGGAAATGCTTCCCGTTACATTTGCGATGATTGGAAGCGTCGGTGATGAAAAAACGACAGACTTCGCATGATGGGCGAAATCCCCGACTATGGATTCCATCAGCGAAGAATGGGACGCTACCGAAGCGTTGACGATCGAATGACTGACGCCGCATCTTTCCAGCTCTTCACGAAGGGCCAGTATTTCCTGTTTTTCGCCCGATACAACCACGCTGAGCGGCGCGTTCTTCGCGGCGATAGAAAGGCTTGACCCGAATTCTCTGATCAATCGACGCGCCTCGTCGAGGCCCATGGCAACAGCCAGCATCGCACCGGCCGGACGAGCGTCCTGCATGAGCCGACCACGCGCCCCGACAAGCCGCAGAGCTTGGTCGAATGGGAGAATTCCGGACACGCAGGCGGCAGTGAATTCGCCCAGGCTATGTCCAATGAGGACATCGGGCTTGACCCCACGCGCCAGCCAGAGCTTTGCGAGCGCATATTCAAACGCCAGCAAGGCGGGCTGCGTGTAGCGCGTTTGATCAAGCAGCTCTTCGTTCACTAGAGGAGAGAACAATAGGTCGAGGAGAGGGACGCCGCATTCGTCCGTGACTAGTGGATTTGCGATATCGATCCAGTGGCGAAAGACCGGTTCAGTTTGGTAGAGAATCTTGCCCATTCCTGGGTATTGGGATCCTTGGCCGGTAAACAGAAATGCCAGCTTGCCGTCTTGGCTGGGAGCGACTGAAGACGTGCGCTTCGACGCGACGTCAAGCTGCTCGGCAAGGTCGGCCGCGCTCGTCGACACTGCCGCGAAGCGGTAGGGGAAATGTGCAAGCCCTGTGTTTGCACTGTAGCAGACGTCTGATGGCTCTGGTGCCACCGGGCCAAGGAGATAGTCGCGGTATTTCAGCAGCAGGTTGCTCAATGCCTTTTCGGAATCCGCCGACAACGCGAGGACGTCTGGCCTTTGTCCCTTCCGCTCTTCGTCGGCCGATCGCTGCCGAGGAGCTTCCTCCAGGACGACATGCACATTCGTGCCGCCAACACCGAGCGATGTCACGCCTGCCCTGTGAGGCGCCTGCCCGGGCCAATCTTCCGGCGCGGTGTTTATGTAGAAAGGTGTTCCGTCAAAGGAAATTGCCGGATTTAAACTTTGGAAGTGCAATGTTGGCGGAATCGTCCGATGCTGCAACGCCAGGACCGCCTTGATGAGACCCGCAATACCCGCGGCGGCCGACAAATGGCCGATGTTCGTCTTAACCGAGCCGAGAGCACAGCGGGCCTGCTCGTTCGACGACAGTGCAAATACCTCAGACAAGGCACGCACTTCGATCGGATCTCCCAGCGGCGTTCCGGTTCCGTGGGTTTCGATGAACTCAATTGAGTTTGCTTCAACGCCGGCGTTGGCAAGCGCTTGTCTGATGACGTCAGCCTGTCCCCGCACGCTCGGCGCACCAAAGCTCGCTTTAGCGGCGCCGTCGTTGTTTGTGGCAGAACCTTTGATGACAGCGTGAATGAAATCTTTGTCGGACAACGCGTCGTCCAGACGTTTGAGAGCAACAACTCCTGTTCCGCTGCTAAAAACCGTTCCATCAGCAGCGCCGTCAAAAGCCCGGCAATGGCCGTCACGAGAAACGATACCGCCTGCCTGATGGATGTAGCCTACGCCGTGAGGAATGAGGATCGATGATGCGCCAGCAAGGGCAACGTCGCATTCTCCCAGTTGCAGCCCCTGGCATGCCAGATGCACCGAGAGCAGACCGGTCGAGCACGCGCTCTGCACGTTCAGGCTTGGTCCGCGCAGGTCGAGTTTGTAGGACGTTCTTGTGCTGACATAATCCTTGTCGTTTCCTAGCATGACAAGGAAGCCTGAGGCGCTGTCGAGAAAACGGTTCGTGCCGGGGACCTGATATGGATTCTGCAGAAAATCCGTCGAATAGGTGCTTGGTCCCACACCGCCGTAAACGCCGATCAGAAGCTCGCTTCGCCTTTGTGCGCATCCCGCAGTCTCGAGCGCTTCCCAAGCGCACTCCAGAAACAGACGATGTTGAGGATCGATCGTCTCTGCCTCTTTCTGCGTCAACTTGAAGAACCCGGCATCAAAGGTGTCAAAGTTCGGTAGATTGGCTGAAACTCCAACATAGTCGCCGCCATCGATGACCTTGTCCGCCACACCGAGGCGGCGAAGCTGCTCGCGGGAGATTGGAACAATGCTCTCGCGACCCTGCTTCAAATTCTTCCAGTATGTGTCTACGGTGTCGGCGTCGGGAAACCGGCATGCCATTCCGATGATCGCGATTTCGTTCCCGTGGTAGGTATCTTGCATGACGTTGCTTTCTCTCGATGAAATAGACGTTTCGTACACTCGACCGCGGGGCGTGTACCTCACCGATCAGTCCGAAAGTCATGTCGTAGAATGATCGCTCGGGTTTCGAATGCTCCTGTTTGATGCAAAAGTTTTAGATGAGAGCTGCCGCTACAAACTGTACGACGCATCGCCGCATATCCTTGGCAGGGAGCCGTTGCCGCAGGCCATCCTGGACCATCTGCCCGCCGACGAACTGGAAGAGGCGGGCGCGATGTTCGACAGGGCCGAACGCACGCGCTCGATCTTGTCAAAGTTTATTCTGAGATCCGAGCTATCTCGGGAACTCGGCATAGCGCCTGCGTCGCTAGGTTTTGCCAAGGGCCGATACGGCAAGCCGCTTCTCTCCGATCCCGTTTCGAACCTAAGGTTCA
This genomic interval carries:
- a CDS encoding type I polyketide synthase → MQDTYHGNEIAIIGMACRFPDADTVDTYWKNLKQGRESIVPISREQLRRLGVADKVIDGGDYVGVSANLPNFDTFDAGFFKLTQKEAETIDPQHRLFLECAWEALETAGCAQRRSELLIGVYGGVGPSTYSTDFLQNPYQVPGTNRFLDSASGFLVMLGNDKDYVSTRTSYKLDLRGPSLNVQSACSTGLLSVHLACQGLQLGECDVALAGASSILIPHGVGYIHQAGGIVSRDGHCRAFDGAADGTVFSSGTGVVALKRLDDALSDKDFIHAVIKGSATNNDGAAKASFGAPSVRGQADVIRQALANAGVEANSIEFIETHGTGTPLGDPIEVRALSEVFALSSNEQARCALGSVKTNIGHLSAAAGIAGLIKAVLALQHRTIPPTLHFQSLNPAISFDGTPFYINTAPEDWPGQAPHRAGVTSLGVGGTNVHVVLEEAPRQRSADEERKGQRPDVLALSADSEKALSNLLLKYRDYLLGPVAPEPSDVCYSANTGLAHFPYRFAAVSTSAADLAEQLDVASKRTSSVAPSQDGKLAFLFTGQGSQYPGMGKILYQTEPVFRHWIDIANPLVTDECGVPLLDLLFSPLVNEELLDQTRYTQPALLAFEYALAKLWLARGVKPDVLIGHSLGEFTAACVSGILPFDQALRLVGARGRLMQDARPAGAMLAVAMGLDEARRLIREFGSSLSIAAKNAPLSVVVSGEKQEILALREELERCGVSHSIVNASVASHSSLMESIVGDFAHHAKSVVFSSPTLPIIANVTGSISSQEMTSPDYWCKQLLKPVLFEQSVETALRLGVTTFLEIGPKSVLSNLGKMCASDRPAIQNTAWITALSENVDDCEQDALALAQLFESGAGIDWAAIYEDRKGRRIPLPSYPFQRRRYWPGVDDKVDERWFHRTLWRPEEQADRSADSPLPQILLVCGADTAATELVNLLERQITAEAAKTVRRGRHRPIVMYLNEINIADIQALLRHTTTGKDAPECRLIYVAFASSREDGEPAPQAGPDATQGIFDAVRFVRDASAFDGSIDLKVQILTRNAVSIDHQDLPVVPAQAAIWSVATVFGQEHRDIWHSVIDFDESSTDLVVARLLRGDLADQTALRRRSSFVARLEDVELAESRSLAFRDDATYLVTGGLGGVGRSLVRWLADCGAKNILLIGRSLEDETKRSELKALRERIPNLRFERADVASRADMARIFCDIEVSGFPLKGVFHAAGVNENGMIADVAHDALDRALRPKLHGTLVLDELTRSCEMDFFICFSSLSSMLGFKGQAAYVAANAAMEAIVTKRVCEGFPALAICWGPWAGDGMSASLGARQKARLAAMGIREFSPDEGVEKLSRLFGLSGIYGAFPIVWQSYLDQFNRRIPPLFSAVTSPKPTSVVGTGRTSKRPFKDEAAALPIEERTDFVVSSISAIVAKTLSTSPKSVRTDEAINRLGFDSLTTLELRDALKALGVVLPLGPLFSGASIADISKIILDQLETQTDVRLAPPSSVLPARREPLIIPRRSGNASMQLVCFAYAGGGPAVFNGWADQLPDDIEVAIVQLPGRGSRLAERPHTRMHDLVDELTPVLADYLDRPFAFFGHCIGGIQAFELAHRLEREYRLHPLHLFVAGSRAPQIYNERQASIDAVQFGATAARSGAATEEDFIDMLKDVNFANNKALFKDAELLSLMLPVIKADYELNNTYIYQPKHPLATPITAIGGRADPYTTGEHILAWSEQSMLPLDTHFCPGDHYFMETHSSFLIETAAQILLGYASQARPRHIRIVSSN